Proteins co-encoded in one Setaria viridis chromosome 9, Setaria_viridis_v4.0, whole genome shotgun sequence genomic window:
- the LOC117837469 gene encoding CSC1-like protein At4g35870, producing the protein MVPAAAPPDAGGGGDPEAWYGSIQYLINISAVGAASCVLLFLLVKLRFDHRRIPGPSALAAKLLAVYHATAPQIALHCGADAAQFLLFERASFLILAAVAGAAVVAALPLNLLAGDAAIIDQFATTTISHIPKSSPLLWLHLLLTAAVVAIAHLGISRMEDALRITRFRDGNGNPSDPNSSSVAVFTIMIQGIPKTLAADRTPLKDYFEHKYPGKVYRVIVPFDLCTLEYLVQELGKVRNKISWLEAKLGARDLFDDFAHAEAAQSEEHRFVRRCKELWVMASERLGFTDEERLRKLQTKKLVLGSKLSDYKEGRAPGAGVAFVVFKDVYTANKAVRDFKLERKKTPIGRFFPVMELQLERSRWKVERAPPASDIYWNHLGLSKMSSRLRRIAVNTCLLLMLLFFSSPLAIISGMQSAARIINVEAMDHAKSWLAWLEGSSWFWTIIFQFLPNVLIFVSMYIIIPSVLSYFSKFECHLTVSGEQRAALLKMVCFFLVNLILLRALVESSLESWILSMGRCYLDGPDCKQIEHYLSPSFLSRSSLSSLAFLITCTFLGISFDLLAPIPWIKHIMKKFRKNDMVQLVPEENEDYLMMQNGEESNNLTAPLMPEREDSGLLDSIEGHDLSLYPLNRSFHMPKQKFDFAQYYAFDITIFALTMIYSLFAPLVVPVGAAYFGYRYLVDKYNFLFVYRVRGFPAGNDGKLMDRVLCIMQFCVIFFLAAMLLFFAVQGDSMKLQAICTLGMLVFYKLLPSRSDSFQPSLLEGMQTVNSFVDGPTDYEVFSQPDLDWNMYQS; encoded by the coding sequence ATGgtcccggccgcggcgccgccggacgccggcgGGGGTGGGGACCCGGAGGCGTGGTACGGTAGCATCCAGTACCTCATCAACATCTCCGCCGTGGGGGCCGCCTCCTGCGTGCTCCTGTTCCTCCTCGTCAAGCTCCGCTTCGACCACCGCCGCATCCCGGGGCCATCCGCGCTCGCCGCCAAGCTCCTCGCCGTCTACCACGCCACAGCGCCGCAGATCGCGCTCCActgcggcgccgacgccgcccagTTCCTCCTCTTCGAGCGCGCCTCCTTCCTtatcctcgccgccgtcgccggtgcgGCCGTCGTGGCGGCCCTCCCGCTCAACCTCCTTGCGGGGGACGCCGCCATCATCGACCAATTCGCCACCACGACCATCTCGCACATCCCCAAGTCTTCACCGCTCCTctggctccacctcctcctcaccgccgccgtcgtcgccatcgCCCACCTCGGCATCTCCCGGATGGAGGACGCGCTCCGCATCACACGCTTCCGCGACGGCAACGGCAACCCCAGCGACCCCAATTCCAGCTCCGTGGCCGTCTTCACCATAATGATCCAGGGCATCCCCAAGACGTTGGCTGCAGACAGGACCCCGCTCAAGGACTACTTCGAGCACAAGTACCCTGGCAAAGTTTACCGTGTTATCGTGCCATTTGATCTCTGCACGTTGGAATACCTCGTCCAGGAATTGGGTAAGGTCCGGAACAAAATCTCTTGGCTGGAGGCAAAGTTGGGCGCTCGTGACCTGTTTGATGACTTTGCACACGCCGAAGCAGCTCAATCAGAGGAGCATCGGTTTGTGAGAAGGTGCAAAGAGCTGTGGGTGATGGCATCGGAGAGGCTAGGTTTTACTGATGAGGAAAGGTTGAGGAAATTGCAGACTAAGAAACTTGTGCTTGGAAGCAAGCTATCGGATTATAAGGAAGGGCGTGCCCCTGGCGCTGGCGTAGCTTTTGTGGTGTTTAAGGATGTCTACACCGCAAACAAGGCTGTAAGGGATTTTAAGCTTGAGAGGAAGAAGACCCCGATCGGCAGGTTTTTCCCTGTGATGGAGCTCCAGCTCGAGAGAAGTCGGTGGAAGGTGGAGAGAGCACCGCCGGCTTCAGATATTTACTGGAATCATCTAGGTCTTAGCAAGATGTCTTCGAGATTGAGGAGGATTGCAGTTAACACCTGCCTACTTTTAATGCTATTGTTCTTCAGTTCACCCTTGGCAATCATCAGCGGGATGCAAAGCGCGGCACGGATCATCAATGTGGAGGCTATGGATCATGCCAAATCATGGCTTGCCTGGCTTGAAGGCTCAAGCTGGTTCTGGACCATAATCTTTCAGTTTCTTCCCAATGTTCTCATCTTTGTGAGCATGTATATCATCATCCCATCTGTGTTGTCATACTTTTCCAAGTTTGAGTGCCATCTGACGGTGTCAGGGGAGCAGAGGGCTGCATTGCTCAAGATGGTTTGCTTCTTCCTTGTTAATCTGATCCTGTTGCGTGCCCTGGTGGAATCGTCACTTGAAAGTTGGATCCTTAGCATGGGGCGATGCTACTTGGATGGTCCAGATTGCAAGCAGATCGAACACTACTTAAGCCCGTCATTTTTATCAAGATCATCACTTTCATCCCTGGCATTCTTGATCACGTGTACCTTTCTGGGAATATCTTTTGATCTGTTGGCACCAATCCCTTGGATAAAGCATATAATGAAGAAATTTAGAAAGAATGACATGGTCCAGTTGGTCCCTGAAGAAAATGAGGACTATCTAATGATGCAGAATGGTGAAGAAAGTAATAATTTGACAGCACCTCTGATGCCTGAGCGAGAAGACAGTGGCCTTCTGGATAGTATCGAGGGGCATGATCTTTCTCTATACCCATTAAACAGGAGCTTCCACATGCCAAAGCAGAAATTTGACTTTGCACAGTACTATGCTTTTGACATTACAATATTTGCACTCACAATGATCTACTCCCTGTTTGCTCCGCTCGTGGTTCCTGTGGGTGCAGCATACTTTGGCTACCGATATCTTGTGGACAAGTACAATTTCTTGTTTGTGTACAGAGTTAGAGGATTTCCAGCAGGGAATGATGGGAAGCTGATGGACAGAGTGCTGTGCATCATGCAATTCTGTgtgatcttcttccttgctgCAATGCTGCTCTTCTTTGCCGTTCAGGGTGATTCCATGAAGCTACAGGCTATATGTACTCTTGGGATGCTAGTGTTCTATAAGCTGCTGCCTTCTAGAAGTGATAGCTTCCAGCCATCTTTGTTAGAAGGGATGCAGACAGTTAATAGCTTTGTAGATGGTCCCACGGATTATGAAGTTTTTTCACAACCTGACCTGGATTGGAATATGTATCAATCCTGA
- the LOC117837474 gene encoding protein CHAPERONE-LIKE PROTEIN OF POR1, chloroplastic, with protein sequence MATATALSLGGGARGGCGGGTPLLRGYTAAAAGRCCAFPRSRWRQPRLAASRADDSSPAPFEMTVEGALKLLGVAEGASFEEILRAKNAVLASCKDDQDAVAQVEAAYDMLLMQSLSQRRAGKVADNSIRYADVKPVKSAGAGTVPQWMQATMKNAPITFETPSSSSLGIQSCVYGALMVFTYASGSSTSLPSAYTSPDVPGFILATGFGASLYFLAKKNMNLGKAALITVGGLAAGATVGSAVENFLQVDIVPFLGIHSPAVVVSEFILFSQLLVSLFVR encoded by the exons ATGGCCACGGCGACGGCCCTctccctcggcggcggcgcccgcggcggctgcggcggcggtacTCCCCTCCTGCGCGGGtacacggccgcggcggcgggtcggTGCTGCGCGTTCCCCCGCTCGCGGTGGAGGCAGCCGCGCCTGGCGGCCTCCCGCGCGGACgactcctcgccggcgccgttcGAGATGACGGTGGAGGGCGCGCTGAAGCTGCTAGGCGTCGCCGAGGGCGCGTCCTTCGAAGAAATCCTGCGCGCCAAGAACGCCGTCCTCGCCTCCTGCAAGGACGACCAGGACGCCGTCGCCCAG GTGGAAGCTGCCTATGACATGTTGCTTATGCAGAGTTTATCGCAGCGGAGGGCTGGAAAGGTTGCTGATAACAGCATCCGCTATGCTGATGTTAAACCTGTAAAAAGTGCGGGAGCAGGGACTGTCCCGCAGTGGATGCAGGCAACCATGAAGAATGCACCTATTACATTTGAGACTCCATCTTCGAGCAGCTTGGGCATCCAGTCATGCGTTTATGGTGCACTGATGGTTTTCACATATGCTAGTGGAAGCTCTACATCTTTACCATCGGCATACACTAGCCCTGATGTTCCAGGTTTTATCCTAGCAACAGGATTTGGTGCGTCATTGTATTTCCTggcaaagaaaaatatgaactTAG GTAAGGCTGCATTGATCACCGTCGGGGGACTTGCAGCTGGTGCGACTGTTGGATCTGCAGTGGAGAATTTCCTGCAGGTTGATATCGTGCCCTTTCTAGGCATCCACTCCCCTGCTGTCGTTGTCAGCGAATTTATTCTCTTCTCCCAGTTGTTGGTATCACTATTTGTTAGGTAG
- the LOC117837471 gene encoding probable protein phosphatase 2C 28, producing the protein MLAAVMDYFSSCWGPRSRAGHRGKGSDAAGRQEGLLWYKDAGQLATGEFSMAVVQANQLLEDQSQVESGSLSLADPGPQGTFVGVYDGHGGPETSRFINDHLFNHLMKFATEHKCISVDVIRKAFQATEEGFLSLVSREWALKPQIASVGSCCLVGVICSGTLYVANLGDSRAVLGRLVKATGEVLAMQLSSEHNACYEEVRQELQSAHPDDPQIVVLKHNVWRVKGLIQISRSIGDVYLKRPEFNREPLHSKFRLRETFQKPILSSDPQITEHRIQPNDQFVIFASDGLWEHLSNQEAVDLVQNSPRNGIARKLVKVAMQEAAKKREMRYSDLKKIDRGVRRHFHDDITVVVIFLDSNAMSKASWSKSPSVSIRGGGVTLPAKSLAPFSAPAQLNSTY; encoded by the exons ATGCTGGCCGCAGTGATGGACTACTTCAGCTCCTGCTGGGGCCCGCGATCTCGGGCCGGGCACCGGGGCAAGGGCTCCgacgcggccggccggcaggaAGGTCTCCTCTGGTACAAGGACGCCGGCCAGCTCGCCACCGGGGAGTTCTCCATGGCCGTGGTGCAGGCCAACCAGCTGCTCGAGGACCAGAGCCAGGTGGAGTCCGGATCGCTCTCCTTGGCTGACCCCGGCCCGCAGGGCACCTTCGTCGGCGTCTATGATGGCCATGGCGGCCCGGAGACGTCCCGATTCATCAATGACCACCTCTTCAACCATCTCATGA AATTTGCAACTGAGCACAAGTGCATCTCAGTGGATGTGATCCGGAAAGCTTTCCAAGCAACTGAGGAGGGCTTTCTTTCTCTAGTCAGCAGGGAATGGGCTTTGAAGCCTCAGATTGCATCAGTAGGCTCCTGTTGCCTAGTGGGTGTAATTTGTTCTGGGACTCTCTATGTCGCGAACCTCGGCGACTCACGTGCAGTTCTTGGAAGGCTTGTTAAGGCAACTGGGGAGGTTCTGGCCATGCAGTTGTCGTCGGAGCACAATGCGTGCTACGAGGAAGTTAGACAAGAGCTGCAGTCAGCACATCCTGATGATCCACAAATTGTGGTTCTAAAACACAATGTTTGGCGTGTGAAGGGTCTCATCCAG ATCTCAAGATCTATCGGAGATGTATATCTAAAGAGACCGGAGTTTAACAGAGAACCTCTTCATAGCAAGTTTCGGCTTCGAGAAACCTTCCAGAAGCCAATTCTTAGCTCTGATCCTCAAATTACTGAACACAGAATACAGCCCAACGATCAGTTTGTTATATTTGCTTCTGATGGGCTATGGGAGCATCTCAGCAATCAGGAAGCAGTTGACCTTGTCCAGAATAGTCCCCGTAAT GGAATCGCTCGAAAGCTAGTGAAAGTCGCGATGCAAGAAGCAGCCaagaagagggagatgagatATTCAGACCTCAAGAAAATCGACCGCGGGGTGAGGCGGCATTTCCATGACGATATAACCGTCGTTGTGATATTCCTTGACTCAAATGCCATGAGCAAAGCTAGCTGGAGCAAAAGCCCCTCGGTCTCTATCCGAGGGGGCGGTGTCACCCTTCCCGCAAAATCCCTCGCTCCTTTCTCAGCTCCAGCTCAGCTGAACAGCACCTACTGA